One region of Etheostoma cragini isolate CJK2018 chromosome 16, CSU_Ecrag_1.0, whole genome shotgun sequence genomic DNA includes:
- the ak3 gene encoding GTP:AMP phosphotransferase AK3, mitochondrial has product MGLNRIFRAVIMGPPGSGKGTVSGRITKTFGLKHISSGDILRANINAKTELGLLMKSCIDQGQLVPDDIMCRLILSDLRAMSQSSWLLDGFPRTAFQAEALDDAFGVDTVINLNVPFHTIKERLTSRWTHLPSGRVYNIDFNPPKVLGLDDVTGEPLVQRGDDTPETVTRRLKAYETQTEPVLEYYRSKGVLQIFSGTETNKIWPHVEAFLNRKLYSVKQKVA; this is encoded by the exons ATGGGTCTTAACAGGATTTTTCGTGCTGTCATTATGGGACCTCCGGGGTCGGGGAAAGGAACAGTATCTGGGCGCATTACTAAAACTTTTGGACTGAAACACATTTCTAGTGGGGACATTTTGAGAGCCAACATCAACGCCAAAACCG agcTCGGTCTTTTGATGAAGTCCTGTATTGATCAGGGTCAGCTGGTACCTGATGACATCATGTGTCGTCTCATCCTGAGTGACCTGAGAGCAATGAGCCAGAGCAGCTGGCTGCTTGATG GTTTCCCTCGTACGGCATTCCAGGCCGAGGCTCTGGATGACGCCTTTGGCGTGGACACAGTCATCAACCTCAATGTACCTTTCCACACGATCAAAGAGAGGCTCACCTCACGCTGGACTCACCTTCCCAGCGGCAGAGTCTACAACATAGATTTCAACCCGCCTAAAGTTCTT GGTTTGGATGATGTGACAGGGGAGCCTCTTGTCCAGAGGGGCGATGACACACCAGAGACAGTGACACGGAGACTGAAGGCCTATGAAACCCAGACAGAGCCTGTCTTAGAGTATTACAG GAGTAAAGGTGTACTACAGATCTTCTCTGGGACTGAAACCAACAAGATTTGGCCGCACGTCGAGGCTTTCCTTAACAGAAAACTCTACTCGgttaaacaaaaagttgcatag